From the Priestia filamentosa genome, the window TCATAATGCTACTGTGCCGCGTCCCGCATCTTGCCCGGAGTAAAGAACCCACCTAACCTCGTCGTATCTATAAGATGCGAAACTTGGTAAGCCCTATGTCATCTGCGTAAGCAGTAGGATGACTGTAAAGTCAAACGATGTGACAGAGGGTAAAGGATACGAGAGAAAGCGAATGCCGTTATCTCGAAAGAGAACAGGAAAGCAGGAAACTGTATAACTGGATGGATACTATCGTCCTTATGGACAAACCCATGATAGACCCGAAAGGGAGCTGACTTCTCGTTGGTCTCTCGTAGGCACATAAGGTTGTGGCTATCTTTTGACAAAAGAAACGTACTGTTATGTATACCTCCATTTGGAGCGTCGGCGTACGTTTTACTTACCATTAGGGTGTGTGATGAAGATACAACAGCAAATGGACCTGCAATGGGAGGCTTGAGCCGTATGAGTTGAAAGGGTGCGTCGTGTCATTCGTTATTAGGATTGTTCGATAATCGAACCAAAGTCCTTGGAAAATACTTTGAGAACAGCTACCTCACCTAAGGTCGAAAAGACTAAGGGGACAAGAGCATAGTAGTAACGCCAAGGATACACGGAAAACTGTTATGGTATTGCTTGGCAAGTTCTGCACAATATGGTTAAGGATAAACTGCTTGAACTCCAATTTCCAGTGATGGAAACTCACATCAGGGATACACAGTTTAAACTTCTCTACCCTAACATACTCATGTAAGCCTTTCGCATGAAGAAATCCAAGGTTAGGAGACACTGAATAATGAATTCAGGTAAGGAAATGAATGGAGAACCTAAGTTGAGCTAAACGTTCTAATAACGGAGAACACGAGATTGCCTACGGGAGGAGACTCCTAGGGTTACGGAATTTTCATAGTACCCAATGTAGAGCTGTAATGGACTCTACACAGACGGACCGTAATGTGTGCCGTTGAATCGACAGTACCACCCAACGGGTGACCAAGTAAGTGGAAGATTAGGGGAAGGAAAATAGGTAGTTACGATAACAAAAACTTGGAGGTATGCGAAATGCAGAACGCCGTAAAAGTTTTAAGTATCATTAGCAAAAAAGGTAAAAATAGAACTCCAATTGAAAGAGTCTATCGACTTTTATTCAAAAAGGAATTCTACCTAATGGCTTATCAAAATCTTTACGCAAATAATGGAGCAATGACAGCAGGTTCCGATGGAGAAACAGTTGATGGGATGTCGCTTAGGAAAATTGATGACATCATTGAGAGTTTGCAATCGGAACGATATCGATGGACGCCCGTTAGAAGAGAATACATCAACAAGAAAAACAGCAATAAAAAACGTCCCTTAGGTATTCCCTCTTGGTCTGATAAGTTATTACAAGAAGTAATTAAGTTGATTTTAGGAGCTTATTATGAGCCACAATTTAGCGATCGGTCGCACGGATTCCGCACGAACCGTGGCTGCCAATCCGCCCTGGAAGAAATCAAATTTAAAGGTGGTTGGAAAAGTGTTAAATGGTTCATCGAAGGAGATATTAAAGGCTGCTTTGACAATATAGACCACGATATTTTAATTAATATCTTGGGTGAAAAGGTCAAAGACAACCGTCTTCTACGGCTTTTAACAAACCTATTGAAAAACGGCTATATGGAAGACTGGAAATACAATCAGACACTAAGTGGTTGCCCTCAAGGTAACGTGCTTAGTCCATTACTAGCAAATATCTATATGGATAGGCTAGACAAATTCGTTGAGAGCAAGCTTATCCCACGGTATACAAAAGGAACTAGACGTAATGCCAGCCCAGAATATAAAAAGTTACAAAAACTAATCAGCAGGCATACATACCGTAAGGAATGGGATGTCGTAGCAAAGTTGAAGAAAGAAGCACATAAAATTCCATCGAAAGATACACACGATGAAAATTTTAGAAGGCTCTACTACATTCGTTATGCTGACGATTGGTTAATGGGGTTTTCAGGGAGTAAAAAAGAAGCTGAAACTATTAAGCAAGAAATCGCAGATTTCTTAACGAATGAACTGAAACTGAATTTAAGTAAAGAAAAGACATTAATTACTCACGGTAAAACACAATACGCTAGATTCCTAGGCTATGATATCCATGTACTACATAGTGATACCAAACTAGATAAGCGAGGACAAAGAAGCATTAACGGAGCTATTGGACTAAGAGTGCCCCAAGAAGTAATGAACCTGAAAGAAAAAGAATATATGAAAAAGGGTAAACCCATTCACAAGCCTGAAAGAACCATCAATTCGGACTATGATATTATCAGTCAATATCAATCAGAGTTTAGGGGTTTTGTTCAATACTATATGATGGCTTATAACGTCCACAGAATGGGCAAAGTAAAAAGAACGATGGAACTCTCCTTGATGAAAACATTCGCTAATAAGTATAAGTCTAAGCTTAACAAGATGTACAAGAAATACAAATCAACTAGGTTTATAAAGGGCAAAGGAAAACAAAAGGCAAAAGAACTTAAGGTCATTCAGATAGTCGTTGAAAGAGAAAAGAAAAAACCACTAATAGCCTACTTTGGTGGATTTGAAATTAAATTTCAAAAGAGTGCAAAGATTGAAGATACACCAACGCAAATTTACAATACAAGAAGTCAGTTGATAGATAGATTATTAAATGACACTTGCGAACTTTGCAGTTCTCACGAAAAAATTCAAATACACCACGTTAAAAAACTAAAAGACCTAAGAAAAACAGGCAGAGAACAAGCCAACTGGGTAAAGAGAATGATAGCTATGAACAGAAAGACATTGGCTGTCTGTGAAAAATGCCATATCAGCATACATTCAGGGACATATGATGGAAAGAAAATTGGCTAACTGTTAACTACTGGGGAGCGAAATGAGTAGGAAACTCTCACGTTTCGTTCCGCGAGAGGGGTTTGGAAAAGCGCCATCCACCGATGGTAGCTCGCTGGGCTCCTACTCGAACCTCACGTACGGTTCTTAGGGGAGTTGGGGGCAGTGATGCCCCCTGCTTACCCGACTTAACTAGAAATACATAGGAGCCTTACCGACAAAACTCAAATATTATACGCTAAGTAATTTTCAACCTGAAAAAGTAGAATTACTTATAAGAAGCCGACTTTTTTAATTTGGATTTTTAAGCTTAAGCGTCACTTTAGGAGTTATTTTGCACATCCAACTTGAGGTAGTGTTAGGAAAATATAGATTTAAAAAGTTAAGAAAATTCTGCTGTTAAAAAGCCTAATTTCTCAGTATTAAAATTGAGAAATTAGGCTTTTTTCGTTACTCCATTAAAGCGCCCTTTTCTTGAATAACTAATATGATTTTAGTAGCCGATATTGTGGAAAAAAAAGACTGTTAAAATCGGTGCACTTATTAAGAATCAGCACCTGATAACTTAATTAAGGTCATATCTCTTTTTTAGTATTTCTTCTGCAATCAATTGATAGGACTGAATTCGGTCTTCCGGAGAGTGTGTTATCGTTACAATCATGATTTCATCTATTTTATATAAAGTTTGTAGCTCGTTCAATTTCTGTTTCACTACATGAGGATTCCCGATTATCATGTTCTGTTTCATCTTATGTAGGGTTGTTTTTTCTATTGGATTTAGCACGTATTGCTTTGCTTCTTGAATAGAAGGGACGCCAAGGTGACCTTCTCCCTTTTCCTTCAACAAGGACCAAATAAGGGGACTTAAGGAAATTTCTTCTGCCTGTTCATTCGTTTCTGCACATATCACTGAAACAGTTAAGATCACCGTAGGGCGGTCCCCCCGTTTTCTTGGTGTAAATGAATCCTTGTATTTTTGAATAATAGATGCTCCATCATTGTCGCTCATAAACTGTCCAAAAGCATAGGATAATCCATTTTCTGCTGCAAATAATGCACTTTTTTTACTGGTACCTAAAATATAAGGTACTGGTGAAATTTCTGGGAGTGGAGAAGCTGTAACTTTTGAGTGCTCGTGATCTTCCGGAAAATCATCATCTAAAAAATGAATAAGATTATTCACTAAATTTGGCATGTTCCACACCTGCTGCAAAAAGTTATCAGATAATGCATTTGTCGCTTCAGCCGACCCACCTGGAGCTCGTCCAATACCCATATCAATTCGATTAGGAAACAATGTAGCTAGCATATTATAAACTTCTGCCACTTTATACGGTTTATAATAAGGCAACAAAACGGCTCCTGAACCAATACGTATTTTATTTGTATTAGCTCCAATATAACTTAACATCACTTCTGGTGCTGAACATGCAAGTCCTGGTAAATCATGGTGTTCGGCGATCCAATAGCGAGAATACCCTAAATTTTCTCCAGCTTGAGCTAATTTCATTGATTCATTTAATGCTTCTTTAGCTGTTTGACCTGAAGAAATTGGTGACTGATCTAAAATACTTAATTTCATCACTCCTACCCTACTTTCTTAATTCTTCACTTCAAGCAAAGTTAATGAATAATCTCCAACTTGCCCTTTTTCGTACAAATTTGTAATTGAAGTAGAATATTGCTTAATGGTTCCTATAAATGATAAGGCTCTTTCAGGTACTTTCACATCAAATGTACCTTGACATAGTAACGTTGCTATATCATGATACGCCTCACTCGTGACTTCAAAACCAACTGAAATCTCAGTGGAATTATTCACTTTTCTTTCTTCAAAACTGTGCACTTTAATTAAAGTATTATTCAATATTATTTCTTTTACCATAGAATCGTCTCCATTGTTTTCTTTTATAACAGGCTCTTTTCTCAAACTTTGTTGCTTATGAAGAGAAAAAAGGTGATTGATCTTGTTTACACTAGTGAAACAGGCTTTTATTAAATTTAATATTAACGAAAAAATAACTATTTCTACGTTCAAATCGGCCTCAGGATTTTAATAACAATCTTTACGAAAGAAGCCTTATAAAAAAGATAGCACTTGGATGATAGGGTAGCAAATATCAGGAGAGGAAATCAACGTTTCCTCATGAAAAATCACAAATATATAAATGGAAAATTTATCAAAATGAATAAAAGGTTTTCGACTTTAACCATAAATCAAAAAGAGTTAATCCAACGAGATTTAAAAGAGAGATATATAAGCAGGATGATATATCCTGGATTAAAACTTCCTGCGAAAAAACGCGATCAACTATTAGACGAAACATATGACATCATTGAGAATAAGGACGTATGGATTTTTTTGGAAAACAGAAACGATATTATTACAGCAAGATTTCTTCTTTTATTCGTAGTCATCGAAAACAGCATGAGAGCCTCAGCCGATAACCTCAATTTTTTATTTTTCCTATAGCCTTGAACCTTTTTTGAAATCATAAATATACCCATACCAAAGACCGCGCAGTATGCATTAGTGTATAAGGCGGTCTTAAGTATATTTATGATATATAACTATTCGCTTTTTCACGACTTTATTGAATATATATAATGTAATATAGCTAGAAGAAATTTAGAAGAATTTAGAAAAGAGATGAATTATGGATACAAGGAAACTCTTTTATGATATTTACAAAAATAACGTAACAGTAGAACAATATTATTTATCTTGTCCCTTTTGCATGCTAGAGAAGGATTATGAATCTTCATCCCTTTACATCTTAGCTTCGCTTCAAAAACCATATAATATATTTGAAGTTGAAGAGTACTTTAGACGAACGGTAGAAGAATTAAAAATAATTGTCCCCCCTGAACAAGAATGTATAGATTATATGGCCTATACACAATTTCAAAACATTGTAAAAGATGAAGATATGGAATCGATGGAGAATTATGGGTTGTATAATATGATGTAAAAACATCAAACATATAATCTTTTAATGAATTAACCTTTTTTATAAAAATCAAGCCCTCATCTGCTGAAAAAGAATCTGTTTTAAAATGAAAAGAAAAAGCTCAAACTTGTTGGCATTCAACAGGTTTGAGCTTTTATTACTATTTTATGTTAACTAGCACTTAGACACCTTATACAATATAAAAACAAAAAAGAATATAGAATGGGGATGGTCCATGGAAGCAAATTACTCCATACCTATCTCATCTTACTAGGAGATATAATTTAACTTAAATGTTTATATTTTATTTAAAAGGAAATATGTACATTAAAGGAGTTATAGATAATAAAAATAGGAGGTACTCAAATGACGGGATTACAAAAAGGAGCTCTTGTCTTGAGCATTATCGGTGCCATTAACTGGGGATTAGTAGGGTTATTCCAATTTGATTTAGTAGCTACACTTTTTGGTGGGAGTGACGCAATCTTAGCTCGAATTGTTTATGTTTTAGTCGCCATTGCTGGTTTAATAAATATCGGTTTGCTCTTCAAGTCAAACGAAAGGGTTACAAAGAGTTCACAACAACCAAACACTTCTTATTAGACACTTAATAAATAGACCTAATAATTAATTTTTAGGTCTATTTTTATTTTAGAATGATAATTGCTTCTATCCCAGTCTGCAAAAATATAACTATGTGAAAAGAAAGAGCATAAACTAGTTGGCAATCAACAGGTTTGTGCTTTTTTACTACCTTAAACATGATTTATATAAACTAAATTTGCATAATTTATCTTTTGATTCATGGACACTTCCCATTCAATACAAAATTTGAGTCCTACAATGAGTCTTATATCAACTGAATTTGTATCTATCAATCTTAAAACATAGTTTTGCTTTACAACTTCTTTTAAACACCGTTCTATACAATATTTGGTTTCTGAATTTGAAAGTAAAAACTGAACATTAATTACTATACAAAATAAAAAAAGCGTGAAGCCAAGCCTCACGCTTTTTCATTATTTATGAGACTCTTTTTGCAATGGCGATTTCTCAATCGAACGTGTAAAACGATAGACATCAAGTTCTTGTCCTATTTCAGTAGGCAGATACCCGAACGTCGTAAAACTGTCTACTGATTCAGGCTCAAGCGATAGAGATAATAAATTGTTTTGAGGCTGTGACGTTAAAAAGACGTAGCTTTCCTTTGGAAACGAAACTGTTTTTTGGTTTAGGCTTGTTTGTACTTTTATATTTGGTCTGTTTTCATATGCTTCATTTTCAATACGACTGCTGACGTTATAAGCCTCTACTGAAAGAGCTGTTTCTTTGGATAACTTGAATCCTTTTACTCCTTGCCCTTTCAGTTTTGCAGCTAGACCCTCATAACCTGGTTTTAAAATATAAGCAGTCGGACGTTCCCGGACAAGGGACGGCGTAGCTTCTTTTGCACTGTAATATGTCACAGGAATATTTTTGACAGAAGCACTTTCAACATCCACCATTTCAAGAGTGGAGTTTGGTATTTTCTTATTTTCACTATTCACCACAATTAGATCGTGGTCATTGGCATTCTTTCCTTTTCGAACAAGGGCTGCTTTTTCTTTGGCGACAATCGATTTGATTTGTTTGGCGTGCAAAGCTGTTTGTTTAATCAGCTTTTCCTGCGTCGCAACTTGCGCCCCTACTCGTCGACCAAAATCTTCACGGCCAATGCCAATTCCACGGCTTTCTACTAAAAATGAAAACGATGGATACAATCCTAATGAATTTCGGCCGATCCTCGATTCAACCGAGCCTTCCTCAATCTCAAGCTGTCCTTGCTTGTTGACTTGGGACGTATAGTATACCTCGCCCGAGTATCCTTGCTTTTTAATATCATGAAGTGTACTGTTCACAAATAACTCATCAGATACTTCTCTAATGCTTTTCGGAATATTTAAGTTTCGGCCGGATTGAAGTAAAATATCATGATACTTCCAGACGCCTTCTTTCCCGATATTTTTAAAACTGCTGCTGTAAGGAGTATATTCATGGGCGTCAATGACGACTTCTGGTGAAAAACGATTAAATTCATTTCGCAAGCTTTGTACTTCTGGACTTTCAAGTTTTATGTAGTCGCGGTTTCCATCTAAATTATTCGCAAGCTGACGTTTGAACGCATATGATCCGTCTGGATTAATGCGCGGGACAACAACGATGTTAACCTTACTCAGTACATCTTTTCCAAGGTCTTCCGTTAAACGAGTTGCTACAGCTAACACAGATTCGCCACTTGCCGGTTCATTTCCGTGAATTTGACTTTGAAGCCAAACGGTTGGCTTTTTTGATGCTTTTCCATCCGCAAACTTTTTATCTTTTGAAAAATAGAGCACTGGAATTTCTCTTTCTTCTTGTGACTTACCAATAGTTTTAAGTTTTACATATGGACTTTTTTTAGCGAGCTTTTGTACATAAGCCATCATTTCTTCTTGCGTCGTAAATGCTTCTTGGCCTTTCGTAAATGCAGGTGTCGCTTCTGCTGGCACTACTTCTGGATAAAGTCCTATAATTTTTTCGGGCTGACTGTAGATCTTTCTGTAGTAAGGCGTATCAGCTTGTACCGCAAATGGCGATAGCAATAATCCGAGTGATAAAATAGCCGGCAAGGTTGTCAGTTTTACACTTTTTTTCATAACTTTCATCCCCTTCATTATATTTTTTGAAAATTTTAAATATTGTATAAATTATTATACCGTTTAAGAAAATAACTTCAAGGTAGGGAACCTGAACCTTTTTACTGGCAGTCACAATTAAATCATATACTATTTTTAGAAGAAAAATTATATCGAGTTGAATTCACAAAAACATGCCTAATTTATGCAAGTCATTCCCTATTAAGATTCAGAAATTCAAGTATTTCAGATATAAATAACTTAAGTTCCAAACAACATGGTGTTATTCCAGAAGGGATTAAGGGGTGTGTAATTAAAAAGTGGAGTAAACTTTACTTTTCTCTCGATGAGAACTAGAAAGGGTTGGAAGTTTTCATTCCTTTCGAACAACCTCATATTCTTATTTCTTTGAAAAAGATTAAAGATCATTTTTATAAGAAATTAAAGGTTAAGAAATAAAAGCTATTGAAATTAGGGTTTTCAACGGCTTTTCACGTACGATAATCAACATTATGTTAACTTTGCAAAATCTTAATTCTATTATGTGTATTGTACTATTTAAGGATGTAATCTTACTTAAAGATGAATTCCCGCACTCCCTGATAGCCAAAAAGTAAAACAAAAATTATAATTGTTTTATAAGTAAGACAATTATCAAATTTTACGAAAAAGGATGCGTATTATGCCAATTAATTCTTTTGAAAACTATCCGATGAGCTGGAAGCCATCTATTGATAAAACGAAAAAGCCTATTTATCAAGCAATCGCAGGTCAGCTGGAACAAGATATTATAAACAGAGCTTTATTACCTGGAACAAAACTTCCTCCACAGCGAGAACTGGCTGATTATTTAGATTTAAATTTGAGTACCATCTCAAAAGCATTTAAGGTGTGTGAGTTAAAGGGCTTATTAAGTGCAACTGTTGGAAGTGGTACATTTGTATCTTATGATGCGTTATCGAATGCATATTTACTTGAAGATATAAAGCCTAAGCATTTAATTGAAATGGGCGCAACACTGCCAGATAATGCTTCATACGAGCCACTCCTACTTCAACTAAAAAATATGCTGCAGGAGACAGATTATGAAAAATGGTTTGGTTATGGTCGACCGGGTGATAGCCTTTGGCAAAAAGATGCAGCTGTAAAGCTAATTCGAAGAGGTGGATTTGAAACAACAGTTGATCACATTTTATTTGCAAATGGGGGGCAAAATGCCATTGCTGCCACACTGGCGAGTCTTTGTCAGCCAGGAGATCGTATGGGCGTTAATCAGCATACCTACCCGGGTTTAAAAACTGCTGCAGCGATGCTTAGTGTACAATTAGTACCTATAAAATCAGAGAATTATGAAATGAGTCCAACTGCCTTTGAATATGCATGTAAAAATGAGAATATTAAAGGTATTTACTTGATCCCTGATTATCATAATCCAACTGCTTGTTGTATGTCTGTTGAGAACCGAAAAGCAATTGCAGCAATTGCCCAAAAGTATAATCAGTTCATTATTGAAGATGCGACGTATCATCTACATAACGATAAATCACTTCCAGCAGTGGCATCCTATGCACCAGAACAGGTTATCTATATTGCGAGTTTATCGAAATCAATAGCACCAGGGTTACGACTAGCCTATGTATCAGTGCCGAGTCGATTGAAGGAGACAATCTCAAAGGCACTTTATAATTTAAATATATCAGTTTCCCCGTTATTAGCAGAACTGACAGCACGTATTATTGTATCGAATCAATTTGAAGTTATAATTGAGAGACATCGGGAACAAACCATTCGCAGAAATCAAGTTGTAAATCAGCATTTGGCGGACTATACGTGTTTAGGTACTGATACAGGCATTTTTCATTGGTTGCTATTACCAGGAAAGATTACAGGTGCTGAATTTGAAATATTAGCTGCACAGCAAGGGGTGCAAGTGTATGCAGCTGAACGTTTTGTAGTAGGAAATAGTTGTCCAGAGAGGGCTGTAAGGGTTGCTGTCTGTGCACCAAAAACACTTGAAGAGCTTGAACAAGGATTGATGATCCTAACACGTTTATTAAACGATTGTACATAATATTGTTCGCCATACAATTATAACATTGTATGGCATTTTTGTACGTGTTATGATAACTCAAATCTAGTTGGAGGGTTATAAAAAGTAGAAATAGTTTTCTGAAAGGTAGGTTAGATTATGGTAAAA encodes:
- a CDS encoding reverse transcriptase/maturase family protein, which gives rise to MQNAVKVLSIISKKGKNRTPIERVYRLLFKKEFYLMAYQNLYANNGAMTAGSDGETVDGMSLRKIDDIIESLQSERYRWTPVRREYINKKNSNKKRPLGIPSWSDKLLQEVIKLILGAYYEPQFSDRSHGFRTNRGCQSALEEIKFKGGWKSVKWFIEGDIKGCFDNIDHDILINILGEKVKDNRLLRLLTNLLKNGYMEDWKYNQTLSGCPQGNVLSPLLANIYMDRLDKFVESKLIPRYTKGTRRNASPEYKKLQKLISRHTYRKEWDVVAKLKKEAHKIPSKDTHDENFRRLYYIRYADDWLMGFSGSKKEAETIKQEIADFLTNELKLNLSKEKTLITHGKTQYARFLGYDIHVLHSDTKLDKRGQRSINGAIGLRVPQEVMNLKEKEYMKKGKPIHKPERTINSDYDIISQYQSEFRGFVQYYMMAYNVHRMGKVKRTMELSLMKTFANKYKSKLNKMYKKYKSTRFIKGKGKQKAKELKVIQIVVEREKKKPLIAYFGGFEIKFQKSAKIEDTPTQIYNTRSQLIDRLLNDTCELCSSHEKIQIHHVKKLKDLRKTGREQANWVKRMIAMNRKTLAVCEKCHISIHSGTYDGKKIG
- a CDS encoding LLM class flavin-dependent oxidoreductase, yielding MKLSILDQSPISSGQTAKEALNESMKLAQAGENLGYSRYWIAEHHDLPGLACSAPEVMLSYIGANTNKIRIGSGAVLLPYYKPYKVAEVYNMLATLFPNRIDMGIGRAPGGSAEATNALSDNFLQQVWNMPNLVNNLIHFLDDDFPEDHEHSKVTASPLPEISPVPYILGTSKKSALFAAENGLSYAFGQFMSDNDGASIIQKYKDSFTPRKRGDRPTVILTVSVICAETNEQAEEISLSPLIWSLLKEKGEGHLGVPSIQEAKQYVLNPIEKTTLHKMKQNMIIGNPHVVKQKLNELQTLYKIDEIMIVTITHSPEDRIQSYQLIAEEILKKRYDLN
- a CDS encoding DUF3219 family protein; amino-acid sequence: MVKEIILNNTLIKVHSFEERKVNNSTEISVGFEVTSEAYHDIATLLCQGTFDVKVPERALSFIGTIKQYSTSITNLYEKGQVGDYSLTLLEVKN
- a CDS encoding DUF378 domain-containing protein, whose amino-acid sequence is MTGLQKGALVLSIIGAINWGLVGLFQFDLVATLFGGSDAILARIVYVLVAIAGLINIGLLFKSNERVTKSSQQPNTSY
- a CDS encoding M14 family metallopeptidase, encoding MKKSVKLTTLPAILSLGLLLSPFAVQADTPYYRKIYSQPEKIIGLYPEVVPAEATPAFTKGQEAFTTQEEMMAYVQKLAKKSPYVKLKTIGKSQEEREIPVLYFSKDKKFADGKASKKPTVWLQSQIHGNEPASGESVLAVATRLTEDLGKDVLSKVNIVVVPRINPDGSYAFKRQLANNLDGNRDYIKLESPEVQSLRNEFNRFSPEVVIDAHEYTPYSSSFKNIGKEGVWKYHDILLQSGRNLNIPKSIREVSDELFVNSTLHDIKKQGYSGEVYYTSQVNKQGQLEIEEGSVESRIGRNSLGLYPSFSFLVESRGIGIGREDFGRRVGAQVATQEKLIKQTALHAKQIKSIVAKEKAALVRKGKNANDHDLIVVNSENKKIPNSTLEMVDVESASVKNIPVTYYSAKEATPSLVRERPTAYILKPGYEGLAAKLKGQGVKGFKLSKETALSVEAYNVSSRIENEAYENRPNIKVQTSLNQKTVSFPKESYVFLTSQPQNNLLSLSLEPESVDSFTTFGYLPTEIGQELDVYRFTRSIEKSPLQKESHK
- a CDS encoding PLP-dependent aminotransferase family protein; translated protein: MPINSFENYPMSWKPSIDKTKKPIYQAIAGQLEQDIINRALLPGTKLPPQRELADYLDLNLSTISKAFKVCELKGLLSATVGSGTFVSYDALSNAYLLEDIKPKHLIEMGATLPDNASYEPLLLQLKNMLQETDYEKWFGYGRPGDSLWQKDAAVKLIRRGGFETTVDHILFANGGQNAIAATLASLCQPGDRMGVNQHTYPGLKTAAAMLSVQLVPIKSENYEMSPTAFEYACKNENIKGIYLIPDYHNPTACCMSVENRKAIAAIAQKYNQFIIEDATYHLHNDKSLPAVASYAPEQVIYIASLSKSIAPGLRLAYVSVPSRLKETISKALYNLNISVSPLLAELTARIIVSNQFEVIIERHREQTIRRNQVVNQHLADYTCLGTDTGIFHWLLLPGKITGAEFEILAAQQGVQVYAAERFVVGNSCPERAVRVAVCAPKTLEELEQGLMILTRLLNDCT